TCCCGCTCCACCGGTTCCGAGCCGGCCGGCTCCGGGTCCCGACGGGGCGCCGTCGCCCGGCTCGGCACGCTCGGGTGGCCCGTCGACGTCCCGGACGGCGCCCGGCACGGCCTCACCCCGGCGCAGCTCGACCGGCTCGGCGCGGCGGCCCGCGACGCGGCGTCGGCGCTCGCGGGGCACCTCGGCGGCCCGGCCCCCGCGCAGCCGTCGACCGCGCAGCCTGCGGTGACGCCCGCCGGACCGACGGCGCGCCGTGTCCTGGTGCTCGGCACCGAGGAGCTCATGCACGCGCCGCTGCTCGTCGCGGCGCACCTCGCCGACCGGCTCGACGCGCACGGCACCACGGTCGCGTTCTCGTCGACCACCCGCTCCCCCGTCCTCGCGCTCGACGCCGAGGACTACGCGATCCGCACCCGCCTCGTGTTCCCGAGCCACGACGAGCCCGACGACGGGCCCGGCGACCGGTTCGCGTACAACGTCGCCCCGGGAGCCGACCCGCGCCGCCGCTTCACGGACGTCGTCGTGGTCGTCGACTCGGCCGGCGACACCCCCGCGCTGCACGCACCGGGCGGGCTCCCGGCCCGCGTCGCAGAGCACGCCGACCGCGTGCACCTCGTCACCCTCCCCTCGTACCGGCCCGCCGCCGGAGCACCCCACCCGCAGGAGACCACCCCGTGACCGCGACCACGCCCGCCCCGCTCCCCCCGCCGCTGCGCGGCCCGGAGTTCGGGAGCTACGCCGCCGACGAGGTCGCCTGGCTGCTCACCGACCTCACGCACGTCGCGCTCGAGGCGCCGCTCGAGGAGCGCGAGGAGGCCATCCAGGCCGGTCAGGCGCACTACGCCGAGTCGCTGCCGGTCGAGTTCCAGCCGAGCGCCGAGTACCAGGAGCTGTTCCACGCGTCGCTCGCGGAGTCCGCGGCGAAGCTCGCGCACGCCGTCGGTGTCGTCACCGAGCTCACGCTCGCCGAGCGGGGCCGGGGCGCCGTGCTCGTCTCGCTCGCGCGCGCCGGGACTCCGGTCGGGATCCTCATGCGCCGCTGGGCGCGCGAGGTGCACGGCCTGGACCTGGCGCACTACGCGGTGAGCATCGTGCGGGGCCGCGGCATCGACACCGTCGCGCTCCGCCACCTCGCCGCGCACCACCGCCCCCAGGACGTCATGTTCGTCGACGGGTGGACCGGCAAGGGTGCGATCGTCCGCGAGCTGACCGCCGCGGTCGCGGAGGCGAACGTCGCGCTCGGGCTCGCCCCGGGCGAGGGCTTCCGCCCGGACCTCGCGGTGCTGGCCGACCCCGCGGGCTGCGTCGAGCTCTACGGCACCCGCGAGGACTACCTCATCCCGTCGGCGTGCCTGAACTCGACGGTGTCGGGCCTCGTGTCCCGCACGGTGCTCAACGACCACCTGATCGGCCCCGGGGACTTCCACGGCGCGAGGTTCTACGCCGAGCTCGCCGCCGCGGACGTCTCGAACCGGTTCCTGGACGCGGTCTCGGAGCGCTTCGCCGAGGTCGCCGACGACGTCGCGCGGGACTGGCCGGTCCTCGCCGCGAGCGACCGCACCCCCACGTGGAGCGGCTGGGCGACCGCGGAGCGGCTGAGCGTCGAGCACGGCATCCACAGCGTCAACCTCGTCAAGCCCGGGGTCGGCGAGACCACGCGCGTGCTGCTGCGCCGGGTCCCGTGGAAGGTCCTCGTCCGGCGCCGCGCCGACCCCGAGCTCGCGCACGTCCTGCTGCTCGCCGAGCAGCGCGGCGTCGAGGTCGTCGAGGTGCCCGACCTGTCCTACCGCTGCGTCGGCCTGGTGCACCCCGGCTTCACGCGCGGGGCGCGTGCGGGGGCCGACGACGCGCTGACCATCACCCCGTCCAGCGAGGCCTCGGGCCCCGACGAGGTCGCGGGCGACGACGTCCTCGCGACGGAGGTCCGCGCATGACCGCCCAGGCGCCCACGCTCACCCCGCGCACGGCCCCCGCCCGGCCGGCAGGACCGGCGGCAGGCCCGACCGTCGTCGCGTGCGACCTCGACCGCACGCTCATCTACTCGCGCGCCGCGATGGCGCTGCCGGACGGCCCGGAGCCGGAGCTCGTGTGCGTCGAGCACTACGACGGGGCGCCGCTGTCCTACGTGACCGAGCGCGCCGAGCGGCTGCTCGTCGAGCTCGCGGCGTCCGCCGTCGTCGTGCCCACCACCACGCGCACGCGCGCGCAGCTCGCCCGGATCCGCATCCCGGGCCCGCCGTCGCCCTACGCGATCGCGGCCAACGGCGGCATCCTGCTCGTCGACGGCGAGCCCGACGCCGCCTGGACCGCCGCGGTCCGCGAGCTGCTCGCCGCGACGAGCGTCCCCCTCGCCGACGTCCGCGAGCACATGCGCACCGCGTTCGACGACGCGTGGACCCTCTCGCGCCGCGAGGCGGAGGAGCTGTTCTGCTACGCGGTCGTCGACCGCGCGGCGCTGCCCGAGGGCTTCGTCGCGGACCTGTCCGGGTGGGCCGCCGAGCGTGGCTGGACCGTCTCGCTGCAGGGCCGCAAGCTCTACGTCGTCCCGTCGGCGCTGACCAAGGGCGCCGCGGTCACGGCGCTCGCGGACCGGGTGGGCGCCGCACGCGTGCTCGCCGCGGGCGACTCGCTGCTCGACGCCGACCTGCTCGACGCCGCGCACGCCGGCATCCGGCCGGCGCACGGCGAGCTCGCCGAGAGCCGTTGGACCCGTCCGCACGTGGCCGTGACGGCGCGCGCGGGGATCCTCGCGGGCGAGGACGTGCTGACGTGGCTGCTCGGCGAGGTCACCCGCGGCCCGGTCGGCGCGCACGCCGGGTCCACGACGGCCTGACGGCGCCGCGACCGGTCCACCCGGCCGGGCCCTGCGTCCGCGCGGCGGCTGCTGTCACACTGGGGACGGGACGAGGCCGTCCCCGAGGGCCGAGACGAGGACGCGGGAGGTCGCATGACCCAGCTCTACCCCGCGGCGCTGCTCCCCGGCTCCGTCCTGCTCCCGGCCCGCCGCGACGAGTCGTTCGAGCGGTTCGCGCGCGTCGCGCAGCGCCACCTCGGCGTCCCGCTCGCGCTCGTGTCGCTCGTCTCGCAGGAGGGCCAGGTGTACCCCGGCGCCGCCGGGCTGCCACCGGACATCGACGAGTCCCGGCACACGCCCCTCACGCACTCGTTCTGCAAGTACGTCGTCGCCGACCGGTCCCCGCTGATCGTCGACGACGCCCGCCGCGTCGCCCTGCTCAAGGACAACCCCGCGATCCCCGAGCTCGACGTGATCGCGTACGCGGGCTACCCGCTGCTCGACGACACGAACGCCGTGGTCGGGTCGATGTGCGTGATCGACCACGTGCCGCGCCGCTGGACCGCCGACGAGCTCGCCCTGCTCGAGGACCTCGCGGCGGCGTGCAGCTCCGAGCTGCGGCTCCGCGGCGAGCGTGAGCGGGCCCGCCGCTCGCAGCAGCAGGCGACGCTCGCCTACCGTCAGGCCGGGCTGCTCCTGCTCGTGAGCGACGCCTTCCAGGACGTCCTCACGGTCGACGACGTCGCGGCGACCTCGGCGCGCGTCGCGGACACGGGGCTGGGCGCGACGATGTCCGGCATCGCGCTGCTCGACCCGGACGGCCGGGGCCTGACGTACACGACCGTCGAGCGCTTCACCGAGGACTTCGACCCGCGCTGGCAGCACGCACGCATCGACGAGGACCGGCCCGTCGCGCACGTGGCCCGCACGCACGAGCCGCTGTTCTTCCGGGACAACGCCGAGCTCGTCGCGCAGTTCCCCGCGATGGCGCGCCCTGCGACCCGCGACGCCGGGGCGAGCGCCGTCCTGCCGCTCGTGTCGGGTCAGGAGCTCCTCGGCGTGCTCACGCTCGGCTGGCGGCTGCCGCGGGAGTTCGACGAGGGCAACCGCACGATCAAGAACGCGCTTGCCGCGTACACCGCCCAGGCGCTGCAGCGTGCGCAGCTCCTCCAGCAGCGCCGGGACGTCGCGCGCACGCTCCAGGACGCGATGCTCACCGCCCTGCCGGAGCCGCCGCACCTGCGCCTCGGCGCGCACTACCTGCCGGCCGGGCGCGCGGACCGCGTCGGCGGGGACTGGTACGACGCGATCGAGCTGCCCGACGGCGGCGTCGCGCTCATGGTCGGCGACGTCACCGGCCACGACATGGACGCCGCGGCCCGCATGGGCCAGCTCCGCTCGACGCTGCGCGCGTTCGCGTGGGACCACCCCGACACCCCGTCCTCGTGGCTCACCCGGCTCGACCGGGCGATCGAGGGCCTGGGGCTCGGGACGATCGCGACCGCGCTCGTCGGGCGCATCGACCCCGACCCGGAGACGGGCGCGCACCGGTTCACGTGGTCGAGCGCGGGGCACCCGGCCCCGGTGCTCGTGCGGCCGGGGCAACAGAGCATCGCGCTGCAGGGGCCGCAGAACGACCTGCTGCTGGGCGTCGACCCCCGGACCGCACGGCACGACCACACGCACACCCTCGACCGCGGCGACACGCTGCTGCTGCACACCGACGGGCTCATCGAGCGGCGCGGGGCGTCCCTCCCGGACGAGGCCGCGGCGCTCGTGGACGCCGCCGGGCGGCTCGCGCACCTCGACCCCGCGCAGCTCGTCTCCGCGCTCGCGCACGGACTCGTGCCCGGTCACCCGGCCGACGACGTGGTCCTGCTCGCCGCCCAGGTCGTCGGGGGCTGACGCGAGGACGCCGTCACCCGCCGGCTCGACGCCCACGCCGGGAGGCGACGGTCGCCGGGCGGGGGTGCCCGGCGACCGTCCGCCTCACTCGCCGGGGTAGACGACCCCGACCTGCGCGCGCACGGCGTCGAGCGTGCGCATGACCTCGACGGTGTGGTCCCACGTCATGAGCGGGCTCTGGGTGTCCCCCGCGGCGACCCGGCGCGCGACCTCGGCGGCCTCGTACTGCAAGCCCTTCTTGCCGGGCTGCTCGAACGTCCACACGCGGCCGTCGCGGCGCTGCACGCGGAACGACGACGGGCCGTAGAAGTTGCCGGCCACGTGGATGAAGCCCTCGGTGCCCGAGATCGCGGCGGTCGTCGGGGTCTTGGCCCACAGCGTCGTCGAGAGGGTCGCCTGGGTGCGCTCGCCGTAGCTCAGGACGATCGACGCCTGCCCGTCGACGCCGGTCTCGGTCAGCGTCCCCGTCGCGTGCACCGCGTCCGGGACACCGAGGAAGTCGTGCGCGAACGACACCGGGTACACCCCGAGGTCGAGGAGCGCTCCGCCCGCGAGCTGCGGGTCGAACAGCCGGGAGGCCGGGTTGAACGGGAAGTACTGCCCGTGGTCGGCGGTGAGGTTGATGATCTCGCCGATCTCGCCGGCGTCGATGACCTGGTGCAGCGCGGCCACGTGCGGCAGGAACCGCGTCCACATGGCCTCCATCACGAAGACACCGGCGGCCTTCGCGGCGGCGAACACCTGCTCGGCCTCGGCGGCGTTGCGGGTGAAGGCCTTCTCGACGAGCACGTGCTTGCCGGCGGCGATCGCGAGCAGCGCGTGCTCGAGGTGCTCGGAGTGCGGGGTCGCGACGTACACGGCGTCGACCTGGCGGTCCTCGACGAGGTCGCGGTAGCCGATGTGGGTCGTCGGGACGCCGTGCGCGGTCGCGAAGCGCTCGCAGCGGTCCCGGTTGCGGGAGCCGACGGCGACGAGCTGCGCGCGGGTGTGCGCGTTCACCGCGTCGGCGAAGGCACCGGCGATGTTGCCGGCCCCCAGGATTCCCCAGCGGATGGACGGAGCGGTCGACGGGTCCTCGGTGCGAGCCATGCGGCCAACCTAGTACGGCCGGGCGCGCCGGTCCTGGCGGTCCGGGTGCCGGTCCGGCCGGCGGGTCAGGACTTCGCGGCGGCCTTCTTGCGCGGGGCCGCGGCCTTGCGCGCGGGGGCCTTCTTCTTGACGGGCCCGCGCGCACGCTTCTCCGCGAGGAGCTCCTGCGCGCGCTCGGGCGTGATCGACTCGACCGCGTCCTCCTTGCGGAGCGTCGCGTTCGTCTCGCCGTCGGTCACGTAGGCGCCGAAGCGGCCCTCCTTGACGACGATCGGCTTGTTCGACACCGGGTCCTCGCCGAGCTCGCGCAGCGGAGGCGCCGCGGTCGCGCCCCGGCCCCGCTTGGGCTGGGCGTAGATCGCGAGGGCCTCCTCGAGGGTGACCGTGAACATGGCCTCCTCGGACGGGAGCGTGCGCGAGTCGGTGCCGCGCTTGAGGTACGGGCCGTAGCGGCCGTTCTGCGCGGTGATCTCGGTCCCGGTCTCGGGGTCGACGCCCACGACACGCGGGAGCGAGAGCAGGCGCAGAGCGTCCTCGAGCGTGACGGTCTGCAGGTCCATCGACTTCAGCAGCGACGCGGTGCGCGGCTTGGGCGCGGCCGCCAGGGCCCGCTTCTTCGCGGCGGCGCTGAGGTTCGGGTCGAGCTCGGGCTCGGGCAGCAGCTCGGTCACGTACGGGCCGTAGCGGCCGCTCTTCGCGACGATCGTCGTGCCGGTCACGGGGTCCTCGCCAAGCACGAGGTCACCCTCGGGCTGCGTCTCGAAGAGCTCGCGGGCCTTGGGGACCGTGAGCTCGTCGGGCGCGAGGTCCTCGGGCACGGACGCCCGCCGCGGCGTCCCGTCGGGCCCGCTGAGGTCGCGGGTGTCCTCGAGGTACGGGCCGTAGCGCCCCACGCGCAGGGTGATCCCCTCGCCGATGTCGATCGAGTTGACCTCGCGCGCGTCGATGTCGCCGAGGTTCGCGACGAGGTCGCGCAGTCCCCCGCCGTCGACCGAGCCCGGGCTGTCGCCGAAGTAGAACTGGCTGAGCCACGCGCTGCGCTCGCGGTTGCCGGCCGCGATCTCGTCGAGGTCGGCCTCCATGGAGGCCGTGAAGTCGTAGTCGACGAGCTTGTCGAAGTTCTCCTCGAGCAGCCGCGTGACGGCGAACGCGAGCCAGCTCGGCACGAGCGCCTGCCCGCGGCCGGTCACGTAGCCGCGGTCCTGGATGACGGAGATCGTGGCCGCGTAGGTCGACGGGCGGCCGATCCCGCGCTCCTCGAGCGCCTTGACCAGGCTCGCCTCGGTGTAGCGCGGCGGCGGGGAGGTGCGGTGCCCGTCGGCCGTGAGGTCGGTGCCCGTGAGCGCGTCGCCCTCGACCATGTTCGGCAGGCGGGCCTCGCGCTCCTCGGCGGCCTTGCCGGCCTTGCCCGTGGCCTTCGCGGCGCCGGCCCCGTCCGCGTCCTCGGTCGCGCCGTCGACCCCGGCGACCGCAGTGGGCGCGTCGTCCTCGTACCGGTCGGCGTCGCGGCCCTCCTCGTACGCGGCCAGGAAGCCGCGGAACGTGATGACCGTGCCGGACGCGGCGAACACTGCGTCGACGTCCCCGTCGCCGAGCGGCGAGCCCGACGCGCCGGGGGCGCCCAGCCGGGCCGTCGCGCCGATCCGCACCGAGGCTGTCGAGCCCCGCGCGTCCGCCATCTGCGAGGCGACCGTGCGCTTCCAGATGAGCTCGTAGAGCCGGAACTGGTCGCCCGAGAGCTCGCGCGCGACCTGCGCCGGCGTGCGGAACTGGTCCCCGGCGGGCCGGATGGCCTCGTGCGCCTCCTGGGCGCCCTTGGCCTTGCTCGTGTAGACGCGCGCCTTGTCGGGCACGTACTCCGCGCCGTACAGCTCGCCGGCCTGGCGGCGCGCGGCGTCGATCGCCTGCGACGACAGCGCCGGGGAGTCCGTACGCATGTAGGTGATGTAGCCGTTCTCGTACAGGCCCTGCGCGGTGCGCATCGTCTGGCGCGAGCCCATGCGCAGCTTGCGGCTCGCCTCCTGCTGCAGCGTCGACGTCGTGAACGGCGCGGCCGGCTTGCGCGTGTACGGCTTCGTCTCGAGGCTGCGGACCTCGAACGACGACTCCGCGAGCCCGGCGACGAGGGCGCGCGCGGCCGGCTCGTCGAGGTGGCGCACGTCCTGCTGGCGGAGCGTGCCGCGGTCGTCGAAGTCGCGCCCGGACGCGACGCGCTGCCCGTCGACCTGCACGAGCCGTGCGCCGAACGACCCCGCGCGGGTCTCGTCGCCGCGCGTGTCGACCTGGCCGAACGTGCCCGTGACGTCCCAGTACTCGGCGGTGCGGAACGCCATGCGCTCGCGCTCGCGCTCGACGACGAGGCGCGTCGCGACGGACTGCACGCGCCCGGCGGACAGGCCCTGGCGGACCTTGCGCCACAGCACGGGCGAGACCTCGTAGCCGTAGAGCCGGTCGAGGATGCGGCGGGTCTCCTGCGCGTCGACCAGGCGGTCGTCGAGCTCGCGGGTGTTCGCGAGCGCACGCTGGATCGCCTCGCGGGTGATCTCGTGGAACACCATGCGCTTGACGGGGACCTTGGGCTTGAGCTCCTGGAGCAGGTGCCACGCGATGGCCTCGCCCTCGCGGTCCTCGTCGGTCGCGAGGAAGAGCTCGTCGGACTCCTTGAGGAGCCGCTTGAGCTCCGAGACCTTCTTCTTCTTGTCGGCGTCGACCACGTAGTACGGGTCGAACCCGTTGTCCACGTCGACCGCGAACTTCCCGTATGGGCCCTTCTTCATGTCCGCGGGCAGCTCGCTCGGCTGCGGCAGGTCGCGGATGTGGCCGACGCTCGCCTCGACGTCGTACCCCTCGCCGAGGTACCCCGCGATCGTGCGCGCCTTGGCGGGCGACTCCACGATGACGAGCTTGCGACCTGCGGACATGCGTTCCTGCTTCCTCGTGGGGTGGGGGACGGTTCGCAGGCCGTGCCCCCGGTGGCGGACGGTCGCCGCCCCGCGCCGGGCCGGCTGGTGCGTCGACACCGTCGCCCCGGCACTCTACGACCTTGCGTCAAGGAGCCTCGACGCGCGCGGTGGCGGCGTGCCGCACGAGGAGGATCACGGCGAACGCGAGCGCGCTCACCGCGACGACGGCGAGCACGGCCCCCGCGTACGCGGTGAGCAGGTCGGCGCGCGCCTCGAGCTCACCGGCCCGGTCCCACGTGCGGCGCAGGGACAGCGCGGACGGGACGACGGCCGCGACCCCGACGAGCCCGAGCAGCAGCGCCCCGGTGCGCGAGCCGGCGACGGACGACCCCGAGCTGCGCGCGAGCGCGATCTCGCCGGTCGCGGTCCGCGGCGCGTCGCCGGGGACGCCGGGGTGGCGCGCGACGAGCACGCACGTGACGCACGTCCAGAACAGCACGACGAGCACCGCCGCGATGACGTCGCTCGGCCGGTGCCACTGCCCGACGAGCGTCGAGACGCCCGTCGCCGCGGTGTACCCGGCACCGAGCGCCGCGGCCCACGGCCGGACCCGCGGCGGGACGACGAGCACGAGCACCGCCGAGACCGACGCGGCCGCGGTCGTGTGCCCGCTCGGCAGCGCGTTCATCCCCGGCCCGGGGACCCCGAGGTCGGGGCGGTCGGTGACGACCTTCTTGATCAGCTGGGTCGTGATGTTGGAGCCGGCGACGAGCACGACGACCTGGATCGCGAGCGCCCACCGCCGCCGGAGCACCGCGATGAGCATGGCCGCGACGAGCACGACCGCGATGTAGCTGACCGACACGACGTCGAGCACCGGCTCGGCCACCGTCCACAGCGCGCCCTGGCCGTACTCGGCGCCGCGCAGCACGGCCTCCTCGGTCCACTGGCCCGCCCACGTGTCGACGAAGACGCGCCACGTCGCGACGACCCCGAGCACCGCGACGACCGCGACGAGGACCCCGGGCAGGCTGCTGGCGCGTCGGGGGCCGCCGGGCACGTCGCTCGGGACGCGTCCGACGGGCCGCTCTCGGGGTGGGCTCGCACTGGGCACGGGCCCACGGTAGGCGACGCCCGGCGTCCCGTGCGCCGAGGAGCGGCCCGAGCGGCGGGAGGCCACAGAGAGTTCACAGGGTTCCGTCAGACCCACCACAGGCAGCCCGCGCACGCTGGCGACCATGACGCTCACGACGCCCCGCCGCGACCACCTGACCCGTGCCGACGGGACCGCGGTGCGGGCCCTCGTCGTCGACGACGAGCCGATGCTCGCCGAGCTCCTCTCGACCGCGCTGCGCTACGAGGGCTGGCAGGTCGGGTCCGCGCTGACCGGGCAGGCAGCGATCGCCGACGCGCGGCGCCTGGAGCCCGACGTGATCGTGCTCGACATGATGCTCCCCGACCTCTCGGGCCTCGAGGTGCTGCGCCGCATCCGCGCGTCCCACCCCTCCGTCCCGGTGCTGTTCCTCACCGCGAAGGACGCCGTCGAGGACCGGGTCGCGGGGCTCACCGCCGGTGGCGACGACTACGTGACCAAGCCGTTCGGTCTCGAGGAGGTCGTGGCGCGGCTGCGCGCGCTGCTGCGCCGGACGGGCGCGGTCGCCCAGCGCGAGGAGGCTGTGCTCGTCGTCGGGGACCTGCGCCTCGACGAGGACAGCCACGAGGTCTCCCGCGCCGGCCGTGACGTCCGGCTGACCGCGACCGAGTTCGAGCTGCTCCGCTACTTCATGCGCAACCCGCGCCGGGTGCTGTCCAAGGCGCAGATCCTGGACCGCGTGTGGCAGTACGACTTCGGCGGCCAGGCCAACATCGTCGAGCTGTACGTCTCCTACCTGCGGCGCAAGATCGACGCGGGGCACGAGCCGATGATCCACACGCTGCGGGGCGCCGGGTACGTGCTCAAGCCGGCCGTGTGAACCGATTCGCGCAGCGCCGACCCTCGCCAACCCGGACTTTCTTCGGTAACTTCACAAAGCCTCGTCCGCGAGGCCGCACCGAGCGTGCGCCCGGTGCGGTGACCACCTGGAGGTTCAATGAGGAACCCGACCCTGGCGCGCCGCGCGCGCGCCCTGACGGCAGCGGTCGCCGCCGCGGCCGTCGGAGGTCTGACGGCGACGCTCCCGGCCCAGACCGCACCCGTCGCCCCGGCCGCACCCGTCGCGGAGACCGCGACCATCGTCGACCCCGGGGCCACCCCCGAGACCCGGTCGCTCTTCTCGTTCCTGCGCGACGTGCGCGGCGAGGGCATCCTGTTCGGTCACCAGCACACGACGTCGTTCGGCGTCACGGTCGGCGACCCGCCCGACGGCACGCGCTCCGACGTCGAGGCGGCGGTCGGCGACTTCCCGGCCGTGTTCGGGTGGGACACGCTGATCCTCGAGGGCCGCGAGAAGCCCGGCGTCCTGGGCGCACCCGTCGAGCAGAACATCGCGGTGTTCGCCGACTACATGGAGAAGGCGCACGCGTTCGGCGGCATCAACACGATCAGCGCGCACATGAACAACTTCGTCACGGGCGGTGACTTCTACGACACCGAGGGGAGCACCGTCACGGCGATCCTGCCGGGCGGCCCGAAGCACGCCGAGCTCAACGCGTACCTCGACGACATCGCCGCGGTCGCGGACCAGACCCGCGACGCCGACGGCGACCTCATCCCGATCATCTTCCGGCCGTGGCACGAGAACGCGGGCTCGTGGTTCTGGTGGGGCGCGGCGCACGCGACGCCGGGCGAGTTCGTCGAGCTGTGGCGGTACACCGTCGAGTACCTGCGCGACACCAAGGGCGTCAGCAACTTCCTCTACGCCTACTCCCCCGGCGGCAGCTTCGGCGGGGTCGACGGCGTGTACATGCGCACGTACCCCGGCGACGCGTACGTCGACATCCTCGGCTACGACAACTACGACGGCAGCACCACGGCCGACAGCAGCGCGTGGCTGAACGGCGTCGTCCAGGACCTCGCGATGATCGCCGACCTCGCCGACGCGAGGGGCAAGATCTCGGCGTTCACCGAGTTCGGGCCCACGGGCGGCAAGCTCCGCGCGAACGGCGAGGGCGTCAACCTCGACTGGTTCACGGACCTGCTCGACGCGATCGAGGCCGACCCGAAGGCGTCGCGCAGCGCGTACATGCCGACGTGGGCGAACTTCGACCCGCTGCGCCCGGCGATCCCCTACCCCGCGACGGGCGACCTGCCCGCGCACGAGATGCTGCCGGACTTCCAGGCGTTCGAGGCCGACCCGTTCAGCTTCTTCGCGGACGACCTCGACCTCGCGGACGTCTACGGGCGGACGGTCGAGACCACCGAGCACGCGCCGTTCGCGCACGTCGTGACCCCGGCGGCCGGCCAGCGGATCACCGCCTCCCCCGCCGTGGTCCGCGCCAAGCTCGTGGGCGGCGAGGCGACCGGCGCGTGGTTCACGGTCGACGACGACGACACGCGCCACCCGCTCGCGCTCGACAGCGACGGCTACCTCTCGGCCACCTGGACGCTCACGCCCGAACAGCTCGACAACAGCACGCACACCGTGCACGTGACGGTCGAGGTCGCCGGCTCCGAGCCGCTCACCGCGAGCTCGAAGGTCATCCTCGGCGCCCGCCCGGTGCTCGCGCCCGGGGTGGTCGACGACTTCGAGGGCTACGGCGACGACGAGGCCCTGCGCGCCGAGTTCTCGACCGCGGGCGTCAACACGATCTCGCTCGAGACCGGGACCGTCGGCGGTGGCGACCAGGCGCTCCGGCTCGACTACGACTTCACGTCGCAGACCTACACCGGGATCATCAAGAAGTTCTCGGGCGACTGGACGCGGTTCTC
The Cellulomonas sp. NS3 DNA segment above includes these coding regions:
- a CDS encoding response regulator transcription factor — its product is MTLTTPRRDHLTRADGTAVRALVVDDEPMLAELLSTALRYEGWQVGSALTGQAAIADARRLEPDVIVLDMMLPDLSGLEVLRRIRASHPSVPVLFLTAKDAVEDRVAGLTAGGDDYVTKPFGLEEVVARLRALLRRTGAVAQREEAVLVVGDLRLDEDSHEVSRAGRDVRLTATEFELLRYFMRNPRRVLSKAQILDRVWQYDFGGQANIVELYVSYLRRKIDAGHEPMIHTLRGAGYVLKPAV
- a CDS encoding glycosyl hydrolase: MRNPTLARRARALTAAVAAAAVGGLTATLPAQTAPVAPAAPVAETATIVDPGATPETRSLFSFLRDVRGEGILFGHQHTTSFGVTVGDPPDGTRSDVEAAVGDFPAVFGWDTLILEGREKPGVLGAPVEQNIAVFADYMEKAHAFGGINTISAHMNNFVTGGDFYDTEGSTVTAILPGGPKHAELNAYLDDIAAVADQTRDADGDLIPIIFRPWHENAGSWFWWGAAHATPGEFVELWRYTVEYLRDTKGVSNFLYAYSPGGSFGGVDGVYMRTYPGDAYVDILGYDNYDGSTTADSSAWLNGVVQDLAMIADLADARGKISAFTEFGPTGGKLRANGEGVNLDWFTDLLDAIEADPKASRSAYMPTWANFDPLRPAIPYPATGDLPAHEMLPDFQAFEADPFSFFADDLDLADVYGRTVETTEHAPFAHVVTPAAGQRITASPAVVRAKLVGGEATGAWFTVDDDDTRHPLALDSDGYLSATWTLTPEQLDNSTHTVHVTVEVAGSEPLTASSKVILGARPVLAPGVVDDFEGYGDDEALRAEFSTAGVNTISLETGTVGGGDQALRLDYDFTSQTYTGIIKKFSGDWTRFSDLSIWVRPDGSDNRMVLQLVADGVSFEAYPSLAGTDAQVVTIPFEDWRPAPWDTSNADRRLTHDELAKITQFNVYVNEEPAAGVKAGSIVFDEIRATGVASSGFTDVTAEHPYFAEIAWAKRAGIATGWPDGTFRPSARLSREALAAFLHRYTDPEFEAPSTATFRDVPTSHAFFTEIEWLASTGLLPGDPYRKFGPSGTVSRATVASILYALRGTDELPEPGTQTFKDVTPSHPDWAAIEWAAAAGVTTGYPNGTFRPSTPITREAVVAFLHRYDRLPEPPVESVPLFDFADGTQGWTGAGPVAADAGRLAVTSPAGGGWFGVDAPLPDLTGRTEIRMDVVETAGVNPKLALKLGGAWQWCETAEAGWTSEPRTGEDALVFDLTTLTAECAAMLDDVRGFNVYLNEGGHVLDTVEAR